Part of the Pseudomonadota bacterium genome is shown below.
CTGACAGCATCCAGGCCGCATCACCGAGAACCGGTCGCATGCTCGACACCCACGGGGCGTTCGAGACAAACTCGGCCGCCCGCAGCTCGTGCTCGAGCTCGGGGAAGCGCTGCCCAAGAGGCGCCTCACCCGCCTGCGCGTCACGTGCCTCCCACTGGTTGAGAAGATCCTGCGCTCGCTTGGCTTCTCGCACGATGGTGGCGGCATGGCGCTCATAGAGATGGTTGAACCCGGTGCTGGCCGCCCGCTGCGTGGCCTCGCCCAGAACGCGCGTGAGCTGCTCCTGTGAGCGATACTCGTACCAGCCGTCTTCACGGCCGTCGATGTTGGCGGCCCGCTCTCGCACGCCATCGACCCCGAAGAACGGGCGAACCAGGCCGTTGTGGAGAGGATAGCGATCATGGAGCGCCATCGCAATCTCGACGGTGAACCTTCCGGTGCGGCGCGCCGCCTGCACCAGAACCCACCCCTTCCAGTAGCTGCTGATGGGGCGGGTGAGCGGCTGCAGCAGGTAGCGCTCGTTGACGAGCGGCTCCTCGATGACGAAGTCACGCAGGTGATAGCCCCGCGATCGCTCGATGATCTTGCTGAAGCTGATCATCGTCCTTGTGCCGAGTCCGTCTTCTGCCGACATGCGCATCTCTTCCGATAAGTCTTGGGGGGGTCTTCTCGAACCATCCCCGTTCAACCCTTCCCCAAACGGGCTAGATCATCGTGACCGCCCCAAGCTCGAGAGGGCGCGTGCGAATATCGTCGAACGCGTGCGGCATCTCATCGGCCACGTCGCTGGCGAGCCACCCCACACGCGCGCGGCGCGCGGCCAGTCGATCACCTGCGTGCCCGTGGGCGAACACCCCCGCTACCGCCGCTTCGAACGTGGCCACGCCCTGTGCGAGCAGAGACGCGATGACGCCCGTCAACGCATCTCCCATGCCGCCACTTGCCATTCCCGGATTCCCGGTGACATTGATGCGGACGCGTCCGTCTGGGGCCGCCACCACGGTGCGATGGCCCTTCAGCACGACCACGCACCCGTGACGCCGAGCGCACGCGCGGGCAACCTCGACGGGCCCGCGAACGACCGCTTCCACCGCCTCCCCCATCAGAACCGCCATCTCGTTCGCATGCGGCGTCAGCACACGATCCGGTCGTGATGTGGAAGCCAGGGGCAGCGCACGCAGACCATCGGCGTCGACCACCATCGGCACCTCGATTACGTCGATCAGAGCGGCGAGCACCTGAAGGGTCGCCAACGATCGCCCGACGCCCGGACCCACCGCCACCGCGTCAGCGCCAGATGTGGCCTCTACCAGACCTTGCAGCGACGACGCGCCAAAGGCACCTTCTCCATCGTCATCCACCCGTCGGGTGAGCGCCTCGGGCAGCAGCCCTTCGGGAAAGCCCCCGATCGATCGGGGGTGGGCCAGGGTGGCCAGACCGGCGCCCGCGCGGAGCGCGGCGCGCGTGACGATGACGGCGGCCCCCGCCATTCCAGCCGCGCCGGCCACGATGCTCACGCGGCCCACGGAGCGCTTGTGTGCGGTAAGCTCCCGCGCAGGAAGCCACGATCCGATGGCCGTGGGAGTCGTCACCTCGACCCCGTCGCAGACCGACTCGATGAGAGAAGGCGGAAAACCGATCTCGGCGACGTGAAGACGGCCGCAGTGCGCGGCTCCAGGATGGATCAGCGCCCCTCGCTTCAACGCGCCGGCACACACCGTGACCGCCGCACGAACAGCACACCCGAGCACGTGACCCGTGCTGCCGTGAACGCCGCTGGCGATGTCCACGGCGATGACGGGTGCCGCCGCGTCATTGAGCAGGGCCACGACACCAGCCGCCAGCCCCTCTATCGGCCGCTCGAGTCCCGTGCCGAAGAGTGCGTCCACACACACGCCCGCCTGCGAGATGGCAGCGGCGGCACGCGGCAGGTCGACCGCGGCGTCGACCTCGATGACCTCGATCTGGTCTGCCGCCACGTGCTGCAGCAGAGACCACTGAACAGCCGCGTCTCCCCGCGCCTGCGTGCGCTTGCCCAGGGAGACAACCCTGACCGCGACGCCGCGCGAGGCGAGGGTGCGCGCCACAACGAGCCCGTCACCGCCATTGTTGCCCCGCCCAGCGACGACGGCGACACCGCGGCCGAGATGGGTGGCGAAGGCGGTCTCGATCAGGCGAACCACAGCCCGGCCCGCATTCTCCATCAAGACCAGGCCGGGGAGGCCGACCTCCTGGATGGTGCGTCGGTCGACCTCCATGGCCTGCTGTGCCGTGAGTGCAAACATGAGTGCGTGCCTACGCCGCACGCCCGCCGCCCCCCTGCACCTCATCGAGCCACACGGCCATGGAAACAAGAAGGCCTTCAGAGACGTGTCTCTGAAGGCCTCGGTGCGACACGCGCAGCGTCAGCGAAACTGCTGCTGCGCCTGCGCCAGCACGACTATCGCTTGGTCCACTGGAACCCGCGACGAGCGCGCTTGCGGCCGTACTTCTTTCTTTCCTTCTCGCGCGGGTCGCGCGTGAGGAGTCCGGCCTTGCGAAGCGAGGGGCGGAGCGCCGCATCGAAGTTCACGAGCGCGCGGGCGATGCCGTGACGAATGGCACCCGCCTGGCCGGCGATACCGCCGCCGTGCGCGTTCACCTTCACGTCGAACCGACCCGAGTTGCCCGTGACCTCGAAGGGCTGGCGCACGATCATCTCCATGATCTTGCGGCCCATGTAGACGTCGATGGGGCGTCCGTTGATCTCGACCTCACCCTTGCCGGCAGTGAGTCGCACGCGCGCGATGGCGGTCTTGCGACGGCCGGTGGCGAAGAACATGGGAGCAGATGTCTTGGTTTTGGCCAATTCAGTTCACCTCTTGTGAATTCTCACGCCTGCGCGCCGAGGACGGCAGTCGGGACCTCGAGCCGCTTGGGGCTCTGCGCCTGATGGGGATGAGCGGCTCCCGCGTAGACCTTGAGCTTGCCCATGCGGACCGCGCGGAGCTTGTTGTTGGGAAGCATGCCTTTGACGGCGTGCTCGATGACGCGCTCCGGATGACGCTTGAGCATGTCCTTGGCGGACGTCAGGCGCAATGAGCCCTGATAGCCCGAGTGGCGCCAGTAGAACTTGTCGGTGAGCTTCTTGCCGGTCAGCACGACCTGCTCAGCGTTCACCACGACAACGTGGTCACCCATGTCGATGTGAGGCGAGAAAGTCGGCTTGTGCTTGCCCGTGAGGACACGCGCGATCTCACACGACAGGCGACCCAGGGTCTTGCCCGCCGCGTCGATCTCGAACCACTCTTTCTGAACCTCCTCGGCTTTGATGCTGAAGGTTCTCAACTTACTTCCTCCTATTGTATCCGGGGTTTCCCGGGGTGCCCGTCGCCCTGGCTCGGCCTGGT
Proteins encoded:
- a CDS encoding 50S ribosomal protein L13, with the translated sequence MRTFSIKAEEVQKEWFEIDAAGKTLGRLSCEIARVLTGKHKPTFSPHIDMGDHVVVVNAEQVVLTGKKLTDKFYWRHSGYQGSLRLTSAKDMLKRHPERVIEHAVKGMLPNNKLRAVRMGKLKVYAGAAHPHQAQSPKRLEVPTAVLGAQA
- a CDS encoding NAD(P)H-hydrate dehydratase; amino-acid sequence: MRCRGAAGVRRRHALMFALTAQQAMEVDRRTIQEVGLPGLVLMENAGRAVVRLIETAFATHLGRGVAVVAGRGNNGGDGLVVARTLASRGVAVRVVSLGKRTQARGDAAVQWSLLQHVAADQIEVIEVDAAVDLPRAAAAISQAGVCVDALFGTGLERPIEGLAAGVVALLNDAAAPVIAVDIASGVHGSTGHVLGCAVRAAVTVCAGALKRGALIHPGAAHCGRLHVAEIGFPPSLIESVCDGVEVTTPTAIGSWLPARELTAHKRSVGRVSIVAGAAGMAGAAVIVTRAALRAGAGLATLAHPRSIGGFPEGLLPEALTRRVDDDGEGAFGASSLQGLVEATSGADAVAVGPGVGRSLATLQVLAALIDVIEVPMVVDADGLRALPLASTSRPDRVLTPHANEMAVLMGEAVEAVVRGPVEVARACARRHGCVVVLKGHRTVVAAPDGRVRINVTGNPGMASGGMGDALTGVIASLLAQGVATFEAAVAGVFAHGHAGDRLAARRARVGWLASDVADEMPHAFDDIRTRPLELGAVTMI
- a CDS encoding 30S ribosomal protein S9, translated to MFFATGRRKTAIARVRLTAGKGEVEINGRPIDVYMGRKIMEMIVRQPFEVTGNSGRFDVKVNAHGGGIAGQAGAIRHGIARALVNFDAALRPSLRKAGLLTRDPREKERKKYGRKRARRGFQWTKR